From the genome of Candidatus Endomicrobium procryptotermitis:
GGCTATTTCCCTTATCGTAGGCATATTTCCGTTCTCAAGATAAAATTCCTCTATAAAATCCAAAACAGCCTGCTGCTTTTCGGTCAATTTATCCATACCATCCTCCTATTTATTTTTTTTAAATATATAGCGTACATTTGTATTCTGTGTCAATTATTATTTTGTTTTTGCTATAATACGTCTATGAAAAAAAACTCTTTAATAAAGATTGATTTTATAAAAACTCCCACAAATGATTCAAAGGACCTTTCAGGTTTAAAATGTTTTTGGACTGGAATTAAACATCTTATCCTACAGAGAGAACGACATTTTGATGACGTTTGGAAAAAAGGTTCCGAAGAAGAAATTTTTGCGGAACTTGTTTTCTGTCTTTTCACGCCTCAAAGCAAGGCCGTGTCATGTTGGGCCGCTGTAAACACGCTCGCAGAAGAAAATATGATTTTTGAAGCCGACTGCAAACAGATTGTCGAAAAAATATCGAAAGTACGTTTTAGAAATAATAAAGCAAAATATCTGGTTGAAGCAAGAAATTTTTTCACTGTTAACGGTAAAATGGCAATTAAAGAAAAGCTGGCCTCATTTAATAATATTTATGAGTTGAGAGAATGGATTATTAAAAATATTGACGGAATAGGTTATAAAGAAGCCGGACATTTCCTAAGAAATATAGGGATAGGAAAAGAGCTTGCAATTCTTGACAGACACATACTTAAAAATCTGAAAATACTCGGTGCAATTGACAAAATACCGAAAACTTTAACAAAAAAAACTTATTTGGAAATAGAAAAGAAAATGCAGAATTTTTGTAAAAAAGCAGGTATTCCCATGCCGCATATGGATATGCTTTTATGGTGCAAAGAAAGCGGAGGAATTTTTAAATAAATGCAGTAAGAGAGAAAGTAATATGGATATGAACGCTTTAAATAAAATCCAGTATGGAATATACATAATTTCTTCTAAAGCCGACGGAAGAATTTGTGCACAGCTTGTAAACAGCCTTTTTCAAGTAACCGCTGAACCTGTTAAGTTTGCGATAAGCATTTCCAAACAAAATTTCAGCTGCGCAATCATAGAAAAAGCCGGAAGATATGCAATAACGGCATTATCGGAAGACGCTCCATTTGAATTCATTGGCAAATTCGGATTTCAAAGCGGAAGAACAGTAAATAAATTTGAAAAAGTTAAATATACACTTTCCGATATAACCGGAATTCCAATAATTTTAGATTATGCTGCGGCGGTATATGAAACAGAAATTGAAAATAAAATTGATTTGGACACGCATATTTTATTCATAAGCAAAGTAATGGATATGAAAATCATAGATGCGTCAAAAAACACCATGACTTACGATTATTACCACAAAGTAAAAGGTGGATTAACAGCTAAAAATGCCCCGACTTTTATAAAACGCTTATAAGAATATATATCTTTTTTTGCATGAATACATACAGTCGAATTTTGTTTCTTTATAATTATTAAATTCTTTACGCTTCGGCAAATAAAGGCGTGGACAGATATCTTTCTCCTGTATCTGGAAGTATAACTACTATTTTCTTCCCGGCATTTTCCGGACGCTTTGCAAGTTCAGTAGCTGCAAAAAGAGCGGCTCCCGAAGATATTCCTACAAGAAGTCCTTCATCTTTTGCTATGGCTCTACCGGTTTCAAAAGCATCAGCATTTGAAACTGTAATTATTTCATCGTATATTTTTGTGTTTAGCGTATCCGGTACAAATCCCGCTCCTATACCTTGAATTTTATGAGGACCTGGAGTTCCCTTTGACAAAACCGGAGAATCAGCTGGCTCTACAGCAATGATTTTTATGTCGGAATTTTTGGATTTTAAAAATTCGCCGGCTCCGCTTATCGTTCCACCTGTCCCGATTCCAGAAACAAAAATGTCAACTTTGCCATCAGTATCTTCCCACACTT
Proteins encoded in this window:
- a CDS encoding N-glycosylase/DNA lyase, with amino-acid sequence MKKNSLIKIDFIKTPTNDSKDLSGLKCFWTGIKHLILQRERHFDDVWKKGSEEEIFAELVFCLFTPQSKAVSCWAAVNTLAEENMIFEADCKQIVEKISKVRFRNNKAKYLVEARNFFTVNGKMAIKEKLASFNNIYELREWIIKNIDGIGYKEAGHFLRNIGIGKELAILDRHILKNLKILGAIDKIPKTLTKKTYLEIEKKMQNFCKKAGIPMPHMDMLLWCKESGGIFK
- a CDS encoding flavin reductase family protein; this translates as MDMNALNKIQYGIYIISSKADGRICAQLVNSLFQVTAEPVKFAISISKQNFSCAIIEKAGRYAITALSEDAPFEFIGKFGFQSGRTVNKFEKVKYTLSDITGIPIILDYAAAVYETEIENKIDLDTHILFISKVMDMKIIDASKNTMTYDYYHKVKGGLTAKNAPTFIKRL